One Turneriella parva DSM 21527 genomic region harbors:
- a CDS encoding transposase — MSASEIERRLGISKNSALLLKRRLQLFASDQMEKVKSLMQRELTEKFPDSASGETKLPPTAGDQHVSTVLGDRPVPQADSCVLYSASQRANQGRKRHKHTGQTASIYLANKLGGKQVGTLVHTLSWKGGPIIYDSIPNNQAQTLRPLLDKYIPKNVPLFTDEGYKFYYRINRNHRMVNHNRKSADPRYKWARNRWSINGIHNQVAEGNHRNLKYHFTAGYSYIRPEFSQLYLNEYAFWKSLKYYGWSKLIDQRLRDHLENSQTQRSAQEQVEQSSRSATGTKGSCGSTATTLTSDFPVQLQYPRPMKPYVRRTPNAKRKDNTARNEARIPQESTQEYSPQKTKTQNFVDNFKNPESSIDSRRALNLPSSNAIASQDAIAFPSREQNKYVLSSPIAVSANLSSGSSLSKVTGSNPAFRIIESEQVPTSATGSDSFAVSPDPTSLGFVSLRYPLKNWLQVRLQSLQYKPPTLEERKSWGTQGEEGLSAGELSTLLSPQQLTDHETAKRDYESFLDRQTKSDKASQKLYEYYAARLWEFLDEGEWSDLDSVIDTANIPRAKAYRIIRLWALRGFASVVDRSHPDGYNFKFIYDLKRTFPFLPNIRYVLRRSEFANFHALYEQKVQRHYVQRKSKEKYQ; from the coding sequence TTGTCCGCTTCTGAAATAGAGCGCCGGCTCGGTATCTCAAAGAACTCCGCCCTGCTCCTAAAACGCAGGCTTCAACTATTCGCCTCCGACCAGATGGAGAAAGTTAAATCTCTGATGCAAAGAGAGCTAACCGAAAAGTTTCCTGACTCCGCCTCCGGCGAAACCAAACTACCACCCACCGCAGGCGATCAACACGTCTCTACCGTTCTCGGCGACCGACCTGTTCCCCAAGCCGACTCTTGTGTCCTGTACTCAGCCTCCCAACGCGCAAACCAGGGACGTAAGCGGCACAAGCACACCGGTCAGACAGCATCCATCTACCTTGCAAACAAACTCGGCGGAAAACAAGTCGGGACACTCGTCCACACCCTGTCCTGGAAAGGCGGTCCTATCATATACGACTCAATCCCCAACAACCAGGCTCAAACACTCCGACCCTTATTAGACAAGTATATACCAAAGAACGTGCCCCTGTTCACCGACGAAGGCTACAAGTTCTACTACCGAATCAATCGAAACCACCGGATGGTGAATCACAACAGAAAGTCCGCAGACCCCCGTTACAAATGGGCACGTAATCGTTGGTCAATCAACGGGATCCACAACCAGGTCGCCGAAGGCAACCACCGAAACCTGAAGTACCACTTCACCGCAGGTTACTCATACATCCGACCAGAGTTCAGTCAGCTGTACCTGAACGAATACGCCTTCTGGAAGAGCTTAAAGTATTACGGCTGGAGTAAGCTCATAGACCAGAGATTAAGAGACCACTTAGAAAACAGCCAGACTCAAAGGTCGGCACAAGAACAGGTAGAGCAAAGCTCCCGCAGCGCAACCGGAACCAAAGGTTCCTGCGGTTCTACCGCAACTACACTTACTTCAGATTTCCCTGTCCAGCTTCAGTACCCCAGACCCATGAAGCCATACGTTCGAAGAACACCCAACGCTAAACGCAAAGATAACACAGCCAGGAACGAAGCTCGAATTCCACAGGAGTCGACCCAAGAATATTCACCCCAGAAGACAAAAACTCAAAACTTTGTTGACAACTTCAAAAATCCCGAATCGTCTATAGATTCCCGACGAGCGTTAAATCTTCCTTCTTCCAATGCGATAGCATCCCAAGATGCAATCGCATTCCCCTCAAGAGAACAAAACAAATACGTTCTCTCTTCCCCGATTGCAGTTTCTGCAAACCTGTCTTCAGGATCTTCTCTTTCTAAGGTCACTGGTTCGAATCCTGCATTTCGCATTATCGAAAGTGAGCAAGTCCCAACATCGGCAACCGGATCTGACAGCTTCGCTGTCAGCCCGGACCCGACAAGTTTGGGGTTTGTGAGCTTGAGATATCCCCTGAAGAATTGGCTACAAGTGCGCCTGCAATCCCTGCAATACAAACCGCCTACACTCGAAGAAAGAAAATCTTGGGGCACCCAGGGGGAGGAAGGCTTATCCGCCGGCGAGCTCTCCACCCTCCTGTCTCCCCAACAACTCACCGATCACGAAACCGCGAAGCGAGATTACGAATCATTCCTAGACCGACAGACAAAATCAGACAAGGCTTCGCAGAAGCTCTACGAGTATTACGCCGCCCGCCTATGGGAGTTCCTCGACGAAGGCGAATGGAGCGATCTTGACTCCGTGATCGACACAGCCAACATCCCGCGTGCCAAGGCCTACCGGATCATCCGGCTTTGGGCCCTGCGCGGATTCGCCTCCGTCGTCGATCGCAGCCACCCTGACGGGTACAACTTCAAATTTATCTACGATTTGAAGAGGACTTTCCCATTCCTGCCCAACATCCGGTACGTCCTGCGCCGCTCCGAGTTCGCCAACTTCCACGCCCTGTACGAACAAAAAGTCCAGCGCCACTACGTTCAGCGCAAATCCAAGGAGAAGTACCAATGA